The following is a genomic window from Amycolatopsis sp. BJA-103.
GGGGCAGCCGTTGAGGTGCACGGTCACCGGGTTCTCGATCTCGGCCTGGATGTCGGCGAGCCGCTTCTCCAGTTCGTCGACCAGCTGGATGGCGCGGGCCTTGGTCTCGACGATGGCGAGCTTGCAGTACTCCAGCCCGGTGCAGGCCATGATCCCGCGCCGCCACGGCGACGGCTCGGTCTGCAGGCCGAGGTCGGCCAGTTCGGCCTTCAGCCCGGCGACCTCGGCTTCGGGGACGTCGAGGACGACGAGTTTCTGTTGCGGCGTAAGCCTGACGCGGTTCGATCCGGCGCGTTCGACGGCCTTCGCGACCGCCAGCAGGGTGGCGCCGGAGACGCGGCCCGCGATCGGCGCGGCGCCGACGTAGAACTTGCCGTCGGTCTGCGGGTGCACGCCGACGTGGTCGATCTGGGTGGCGGGCACCTCGGGCGCCGGGCCGTCGGTCAGCTTGCGCTTGAGGTACTCGTCCTCCAGCACCTGGCGGAACTTCGCGGCACCCCAGTCCTTCACCAGGAACTTGATGCGGGCGCGGGCGCGCAGGCGCCGGTAGCCGTAGTCGCGGAAGACGCTGATCACGCCTTCCCAGACGTCGGGGACCTCTTCCAGGGGGACCCAGGCGCCCAGCCGCTGCCCGATCATCGGGTTGGTGGACAGGCCGCCGCCGACCCAGAGGTCGAAGCCGGGCCCGTGCTCGGGGTGGTTCACCCCGACGAAGGCGATGTCGTGGATCTCGTGGGCGACGTCCTGCTGGCCCGAGATCGCGGTCTTGAACTTGCGTGGCAGGTTCGAGTACCGCGGGTCGCCGATGTAGCGGCGTTTGATCTCGTCGATCGCGGGCGTGCCGTCGATGACCTCGTCCGCGGCGATGCCGGCGACCGGGGAGCCGAGGATGACGCGCGGGCTGTCGCCGCAGGCCTCCATCGTGGTCATCCCGGCCTTCTCCAGCTTGGCCCAGATCGTCGGGACGTCCTCGACCTGGATCCAGTGGTACTGGATGTTCTGCCGGTCGGTGATGTCGGCGGTGTCGCGTGCGTGGGTCTGCGAGATCTCGGCGAGCACGGCGAGCTGATCCGTGGTCAGCGCGCCGCCGTCGAGCCGGACCCGCAGCATGAAGTAGCGGTCGTCGAGCTCTTCGGGCTCCAGCGTCGCGGTGCGGCCGCCGTCGATGCCCGGCTTGCGCTGGGTGTAGAGGCCGAACCAGCGGAACCGGCCGCGGAGGTCACCGGGGTCGATCGAGTCGAACCCGCGGTGGGCGTAGATGTTCTCGATCCGCGCCCGGACGTTGAGCGGGTCGTCGTCCTTCTTGGACCGTTCGTTGGGGTTCAGCGGTTCGCGGTACCCCAACGCCCACTGTCCCTCGCCCCGTTTTTGTTTGACCCGGGGCGTGCGGGCAGGGGTCTCGCGCGTGGGCGACGACATGGGAGTCCTCCGGCAGATCGTGGTGGTGGCGGGGAGTCAGCGGTTCGTCGCACAGAGCGCGCTGGCCACACGACGGAGATCCACGTGGCGGCGTGCCACGAGGGTGATTCCGGCGCGGGTCATTCGTTCAGCGTGCCACGCGCCCACTATGTGGTCTAGGCCGGTCCGAATGCTGGGAACAGGGTTCGGATACGACTGTTTCCGCTGTTCAGGCGCCTGTTTCGAAGGTCAAGTCCGGGTTCGCCGCCGCCACTGTGACGCAGAACGCGCAAGCCTCAAGAGGGGAGGACGCGGTCCACGATGAGCCGGATGACGTCTTCGTCGGTGACGTCCGCGAGGACCTCCGGGAGGGTGAGCCGTTCGACGGTGAGCCCGGTCAGGGCGAGATACATCAGCAGGACCTCCGCCCGCCCGCCCGGCATTCCCGCCGAGACGTGCCAGTCGACGCTCATGTCGATGCCCTCGCGGATGGTCTTGGTCAGCTCGGCCGCCAGTTCCGGGCGCCGGGTGGCTTCGAGCCGGAGTTCGAGCAGGGCGAGATACGGCTCGCGGTGGCCGGTCAGCCGTCCCATGAGTTCGCCGAGCAGGACGCCGACCCGGTCGTGGGACGGCGTCTCGGCCTGCGGATTCGCCATGACGTCGGCCGGTGCCGACAGCCTTTCCTGCACGCGGACGCCGACCTCGCCGAGCAGCTGGTCCCGGTTCCGGAAGTAATTGGACGTCGTGCCGGGCGGGACGTCGGCTTCGACGTCCACGGCGCGGTAGGTGAGCCCGCGGGCGCCCTCGCGGGCGAGGACGGTGATGGCGGCGTCGGTGAGGGCGGTCCGGCGCTCCGGGTTCTGTCGCATCGGAACATTCTCCTTGCTTCGATCAAACCACTATGTCTATAGTACTACACATCAAGTGGTTCTTCTGGGAGGAAAACACCAAATGCAACTCAGCGGTTTCGGTGCCTGTGTGCTCGTCGACGACATCGCCGAGACCACCGCCTGGTGGAAGCGGCACCTGCAGTTGACGGTGACGATCGAGCTCGACTGGTTCTCGAGCCTCAACGTCGGAGTGCCGGGCTATGAGATGAGCTTCGCGAAGCGCGGTCACAAGGCCACGCCGGAGCCTTGGCGGGCGCAGGAGCCCGCCGGGTCGATGGTCGGCCTGATGGTCGCCGACGCGGCGGCCGAGTACGAGCGGCTGCGCGGGGAGGGGGTCAAGATCGTCACGGAGCTCGTGGACGAGGAATTCGGCCAGCGGCACTTCTATATCGAGGACCTCAACGGCTTCCTCATCGACATCATCGAGGTGATCCCGCCGAGCCAGGAGTGGCTGGCCGCTAACGGGTTGGCCTAGTACCGCTTCGGGTGAGTGGGGCCGCGCGGACTCTCCGTCGCCGCTAGCTTCGGTCTCCGATCCACACTGGACGGAGGAGTTGCGCATGCGCCGATGGGTGGTCGCCGCGATGGTGCTGGCGTCCCTGCTGGTCCCGGGTACGGCTTCCGGGGCCGAGCAGGGGTGCAGGCTGGTTTCGCCCGACGAGGGGGCGGTGCTGCACAAGGGCGGCTCGTACCGGTTCGAGGCGGTCGGCTGCTCGCCGAACGCCCGGGGGCACCTCGCCAACGTGGTGCTGGTCGAGGTGAACATGAGCCGTGACGTCCAGTCCGACGAGTACGGCGACTGGTCGCTCGACTACGTGGTCAACGACTACTCGTTGAGCATGGAGACCCTCGTCTGGGTGCGGTTCGAGGACGGCACCCGCTCGACGTCGGTCAAGGTGCACATCGCCGACAGATAGCGCGATCCGTGAAGGCCTCTTTCCCCGGGGAAGGAGGCCTTCACGGCGTGGGGGACACTGGGGTGTGCCCGCACTGCTGCCCGAAACCACCACGCCCGTCGAGTCGGCGCTCCCCGAGAGCGCGCTGGAAGGGCTCGGCACCCGGCCGTTCGGTGTCTACGTGCATGTCCCGTTCTGCGCGACCCGGTGCGGCTACTGCGATTTCAACACCTACACCGCCGGTGAGCTGGACAGCGATTCGTCGCCGCAGTCCTGGCTGGAAGGCCTCAAGCGCGAGTTCGACCTGGCCGCGCGCGTCCTCGGGAAGCCGCCCGCGGTCGACACCGTCTTCGTTGGCGGAGGCACTCCGTCGCTGCTCGGCGCCGAAGGGCTCCGAAGCGTCCTCGACGCCGTACGGGACACGTTCGGCCTCGCGCCCGACGCCGAGGTGACGACGGAGTCCAATCCGGAGTCCACCTCGCGCGAGTTCTTCGACGGTATCCGTGACGCCGGATACAACCGGATCTCGCTCGGGATGCAGTCGGCCGCACAGCACGTCTTGAAGATCCTCGACCGCGTGCACACCCCCGGCCGTCCGGTCGCGGCGGCGGCGGAAGCACGGGCCGCCGGATTCGAGCACGTCAACCTCGACGTCATCTACGGCACACCGGGGGAGCGGGTCGAAGACCTCCAGGCTTCGCTGGACGCGGTGCTGGCCGCCGGTGTCGACCACGTCTCGGCGTACGCGCTGATCGTCGAGGAGGGCACCGCGCTCGCCCGCCGCATCCGCCGCGGCGAACTGCCCGCGCCGGACGACGACGTGCTGGCCGCCGACTACGAACTGATCGACCGCGTCCTCGCTCCGGCGGGTCTGCGCTGGTACGAGGTGTCCAACTGGGCGACCTCGGAGGAATCCCGCTGCCGGCACAACATCGGCTACTGGCGCGGCGGCGACTGGTGGGGCGCCGGGCCGGGCGCGCACAGCCACGTCGGCGGCGTCCGCTGGTGGAACGTCAAACATCCGGCCCGGTACGCCGCCTCGCTCGCCGCCGGGGACTCACCGGCCGCGGGCCGCGAACTGCTGACCGACGAAGACCGGCATCTGGAACGCGTGATGCTGGAACTCCGGCTGTCCGAAGGACTTCCGCTCGACGCCCTCGACGACGACGGCCGGGCCGAAGCCCGCGTCGCCGCCGCCGAGGGGTTGCTCGATCAGTCCGCTTTGGACGGTCAGGACCGGGCGGTGCTGACCGATCGCGGGCGGTTGCTCGCGGATGGACTGGTGCGGCGGCTCACCTGAGGCCCAGCGCCCGGTCGACCCACCGGCCGACCGGCAGCGCCACCACGACGGCCGCCAGCGCCAGGTGCACCACCATGAACGCCACCGCAGCGGGAACGCTCGGCGGCCCGCCGAGGAACACGATCATGTGCGACGCCCACTTGAGCTCCGCCGGTTTCGTCCCGGCGGACCAGACGTCGTTGAGCGCCCAGAACGTCAGGTCGTTCGCGCCCGAGATCACCACCAGGATCGCGGCGACGCCGGTCTTGAGCACGTTCGCCGTCCGGCCGCCGCCCAGCCGGTACGCCATCAGCCCGAACAGGACGATGAACGTCACGACGAACAGTTCGAACTGGTACACCGGCTGGAAGGCGTCCTCGTCGGTGGCCGCGTTCCTGGCGAACGCCTGGATCCGCATGACCAGTTCGGTGTCCAAATAGGACATGTAGACGAACACCGCGAGCACGATCAGCGCGGGACCCCACTTGGTGCGAGGGAAGAGCGCCACCGTCGCGACCGCGAACACGAACGGGCACAGCTTGAACGCCCAGTCCACGACGTTGTCCAGCGTCTGGTCCGGCGGCAGGACCACCATGATCAGCAGCGCGGTCATCACAGCCGGGACGGCGGCCACCAGCCACAGCCACTTTCGGCGCCGGTAGAGCGCGGGAACCCAGCCATCCGTGCTGGGCAGCGTGGCGGTCACAGGGTGTCCTTCTCGGCCCAGAACGGCCCGAGGGCGAGCGCGTCGACGTCGGTCTTCAGGTAGCAGGCCACCGCGTCGGCCGGGCTGGCGACGATCGGTTCGTTGTTGTCGTTGAACGAGGTGTTGACCACCATCGGCACCCCGGTGAGCTTCTCGAACTCGCTGATCATCCGGTAGTACAGCGGATTGCCCGGCTCGCTCACCGTCTGCACGCGGGCGGTCCCGTCGACGTGGGTGATGGCCGGGACCTCGTCGCGTTTGTCCGGCAGGACGTCGAACACCAGCAGCATGACCGGCGACGGGTAGTCGCTGACGAACCAGTCGCCCGCGCGTTCCGCCAGGCATGACGGGGCGAACGGCCGGAACGCCTCGCGGTGCTTGACCTTCTCGTTCATCCGCGTCTTCGAATTGGGGTCGCGCGGGTCGGCCACCAGCGAGCGGTTGCCGAGCGCGCGCGGCCCGCATTCCATCCGGCCCTGCACCCAGCCGATGATCTTGCCTTCGGAGATCTTCTTCGCCGTGTGCGCGGCGATGTCGTCGACCTTGGTGTAGTGGACTCCGGCGTCCTGCAGGGCCAGTTCCATCTCGGCCTCGGTGTAGTCCGGTCCGGTGTAGGTGTAGCCGTCGCGGGGGCGCGGCTTGCCGTACTTGCCGACCGACACCTCCAGCGCCGCGCCGATCGCGCAGCCGTCATCGGCGGCGGCGGGCTGGGCGAAGAAGTCTTCGAACGGGGTTTCCAGCAGGATCCGCCCGTTCATCACGCTGTTCAGCGCGACACCGCCCGCGACGGACAGCCTCCGTGACCCTGTCTCCCGCTGCAGCCAGCGCGCCAGGTGCAGCCCGGCCTCCTCCAAGGTGACCTGCGAGGCGTACGCGATGTCGCAGTAGTGCTGCGGCACCGGGTTCTCGGCGGTGACCCGGGTCTTGGGCCGCGCCGGGCCGAACAGGTCGGTGAACTTCTTCGACATCACGTGCTTGCCGGTGCGGTGGTGACCGAAGAAGCCGAGATCGAGCTCGTAACCGCCGTCGTCGTCGAGATGGATCAGCTGCTTGAACGCGTCGACATAGGTGTCAGTGCCGAGCGGCGCCAGTCCCATGATCTTTCCTTCGTCACGGGTCGGGTAGAAGCCGAGGTAGCCGGTGACGCCGGCGTACATCGCGCCGAGCGAGTGCGGGAACTTGATTCGCCGGATGTCGATGATCCGGTTCCCCTTGCCGTGCCCCAGATAGGTCGCGGTGCCGTCGCTGCCGATGCCGTCGAAGGTGAGCACCGCCGACTCTTCCCACGGTGAGATGAAGTACCCGCTGGCGGCGTGCGCCTTGTGGTGGTCGACCAGATGCGTCTTGAACTTCGTCGGCCCGGTCCAGCCCACGGCTTCCTTCACGTCGCGTTCGAGGGTGTAGGAGCGCTTGAGGTGCGCGAGCACCGCGCCGCCGACGTGGTAGTCGTCGACCCCTTTGCCACCACCGGTCTTGAACGTCTCCACCAAGCTCGCCGAGGAGCCGCCGTCGTCGCCGTTCCGGTTGCGGAACACCTCGAGCGTCGCCGGGAAATACCGCGCGAACACCTTCGCCGCGTGGATGCCCTCGCGCCAGCGCTGCCAGTAGTAGGCGACGTGGTCGACGTCGGCGAGCGTGATCCCGCCGCGCTCCAGGCAGAACTTGATCGCCTCCGCGGGAAAGCCCCCGTCGTGCTTCACCCGGGTGAAGCGTTCCTCTTCGGCGAACGCGATGATCTCGCCGTCGCGCACGAGCGCGGCCGCCGAATCGTGGACCCTGCTGATACCCAGTACGTACATGTTCCTTCTCCAGTGCGACATTCAGAGTTCGGGATGATGGCGGCGCAGTAGCCGCCGGAGCACGGCCGCCCGCACACCGATGGCGAAGACGAGGGCGGCGAACCCGCCGACCGGGCCCATCGCCGGGACGAGCGCGGCGGCGGCCAGCGGAGTGGCGACGAGTCCGGCGATCGAGGCCGCCGCGGTCAGGGTGAGGACCTTGCTGTTGGTGTTCTCGATCAGGAAGCCCGCGTAGAGCCGGACGGCGAACAGCACCGTTTCGGCCAGGACGAAGACACCGAGCACCACGTACGCGCCGACGGTGTCCTCGGCGGTCAGCACCACGCGGGCCGCCGGGATCGCGAGTGCGATCCCCGCCAGGACGAGGAAGACCAGCGAGCCCCGTTCGACCAGCTTGAGCAGCTCGGCGGCCCGGGCCCGGCCCGCCGCCGCCCCGCTGCCGCGCATCCGTGCCGAGATCGCGGGCTGGTGCACCCTCAGCTGATAGAACAGCAGTGAACAGAACGCGCTGCTGGCCAGCAAAGCGAGGTAGAACGGTCCACTGTCGACGGTCCGGCCCGCCAGGGCGAGGACCCCGAACACCGTCGACGTCGCCAGGACGTCCAGTACCTCGGTCAGCCCGAGCAACACGGTGGTGCGGCCGAACGCGGGCCAGAGCCGGTGACCGTCGATCCTTTCCGCGCGCAGCCACTCCTTCGGCAGCAACGCGGCGGAGCCCGCCAGGATGAGAAGGATCCCGCCGAGCAGCAACGCGAGGTGCGTCAGCGGCGACCAGCGCGCGAACCAGGTGCCCATGGTCACGACGCCGACCACCAGCGCGCCCGCGGTGAAGGCCAGCGCGTCCAAAGTGGACTTGCCGCGGAACCGGTGCAGTCCCGAGACGGTCATCAGCAGCCCACTGGAGATCGACCAGCTCGCGGCCGTCAGGTACAGCGCCGCGTCCGAACGCGGGGCGAGCACGAGCGCGACGGCCATCGCCGCCAGGACCACCAGCACGGGCACCGCGGCCATCCGGATCGCCAGTGCCGCGACCGCGTTCCGGGTCACGTTCAGCCGGGGCAGGCATTTCAGCGCGGACTTCTCGGCCGCCGACGGGACGAAGTTCAGCCACGACATCAGCCCGAGCGCGGTGGCGAACCGGCCGTAGTCGTGTGCTCCCCATGCGGTGATCAGGACCAGCCCCATGGCCTGGATCGCCAGCCGGAAAACGCCCCGGCCCGCGAGCAGCCGCAGCACCGTCGAACGTTTCGGCGCCGCGATCGACGCGGTGCCCTCGGAAAGCGAGGTTCCGGTCAAGGGAGCGGTACCGCCAGACCCTGCTCGTCGAGCAGGAACTTCAGGGTGCCGCGCATCTCGTCCTCCGCCGCCAGCACGTCGGGGACGGTCGGCGCCGAAAGCACGGCGTAGCCCATCTTGTAGCCCGCCTGCTCGTACGGCTTGACGAAGGAATCCTCTTCCGCGAACAGCTCCAGGCTGCTCACCGAGGGCATCGCGCGGACCTCGTCGGTGCCTTCGATCCGGACGATCCGGCCGCCTCGGTCGGACGCGAGGATGTGCACCAGCGTCGGCCTCGGGTCGCGCGGCGAGAGCACGACCTCGCCGCCGGTCGCGGCGGCGATCCCCGCGGCGATCAGATCGACGCCGGTGCTGAGCGCGATCGCCTCCGCCAGGCCGTTCCCGCCCATCCTGGCGCCCATTTCGATCAGGTAGAACTTCCCGTCGCGGCCGAGGACGGCGTCGAGCGTGAGCGGCCCGGTGCGGTAGCCGAGTTCCGCGCACAACGCGGTCAGCATGAGCGGCAGCGCCCGATCGACCACCGGCGGCAACCCGGCGGGCAGGAGGTGGGACGCCGTCACGAAGAACGGCGGCGGGGTGAGTGTGCGCCGGGTGACCGCGTGGAACACGATCCGGCCGTCGACCACGAGCGCTTCGATCGTGTAGTGCGAGCCGTCGAGGTGCTCTTCGACGACGAGCCGTCCGGACGGCGAGAACGCGAGCGACTCGGTGAACGCGGTGTCCAGACCGCCGGGGCTCGGGCACGAGACGACACCGCGGCTCCCGGAGGAGTCGACCGGTTTCACCAACGTGGGGAACCGCAGCTGTTGCGCGGCGAGGGCGAGATCCGGCCCCGGTTTCCCGCCGACACTGCGGTAGGTCGGCAGGCGCAGGCGGTCGCAGAGCGCGCGGAAGACGGACTTGTCGACGGAAGCGGCGACGGCGGCTTCGGGCAGCGGATCCGGCAGGTTCCAGTGCCGGGTGAGCCAGGCGAGCGTGGGCAGCCCGACGTCGCTGGCCGGGCAGAGCACCCCGGCGATGTCGTCCCGCCCGTCCAGCGCGGCCGCGATCTGTTCCGGCGCGCGGACACTGACCTGCACGAACTCGTCGGCCAGCGCCACCGCCGGCGCGCTCGCGCGGACGTCGACGCAGATGGTGCGGAACCCGAGTTCCCGCGCCCGGTGGTACGTGCTGACCGAACCGTCGGCGCCGCCCAGGATCACCAGGCTCCGAGGCGCCGCCGTGTCTTCGGTGTTCTTCACTCCCGCTTGCCTTTCCCCAGGATGGACCTCGGCGAAGGCCGAGGCGTAGAGGCGGTCGTCCTCGTCGACCGCGAAGTTGGCTTCCCTGATGTAGAACTGCCGTGGCCGTGGTTGCCCCGCGCCGACCACGACCAGGTAGCGGACGGTCAGCGCGAGCACGGTCAGCAGCACGGCGAACATGACGAACTCCAGCGCCGCAGCGGCGTTCAGGCCGAGAAGTCCGGTGGCGGCCGCGATTCCGGCGAGCACCGAGATCCCGGCGGTGAGCATCGCCGTGACCGAAGCCACCGTCGTCAGCCGCCGGGTGAAGCCGACGAACAGTTCGATGGCGTGCGAGGACAGGAAACCGAAGCCCACTTTGGACTCACCGCGTTCCCTGGCCCGGTGTGCCACCGGGACCGTGGTGTAGCGGCTGGTCAGCCTCGGCACGGTGGCCAGGAAGTACGGGGTGCCCAGCCGGAGGCCGACGATTTCGCGCGCGAGTTCCGTGCGCACCAGCCGGAAGGCCGTCGCGCCGGTCGGGATCTCGATGCGCAGCACGCGGCGGCCGAGGAAATGGAAGGCCGCGGTACCCCAGCGCCGCAGTAAAGGATCTTTCCTATTGGTCCGGACGCCGAAAACGGCGTCGTATCCCGCCTCGGCCGCGATGATCAATTTCTTCGCTTCGGCAGCGGGGAACTGCAGGTCGGCGTCGATATGCAAGATCCACGGTTTCCCCGCGTAGCGATAACCCGCGGAAAAAGCGGCCTCGAACCCGAAGTTGCGTGTGAAGGACAGATAGCGCACCCGAGGGTCGGTGTGCGCCAGCGCGCGGATGACGTCCAGTGTCCCGTCCGTACTCCCATCGTCCACATAGATCAGTTCGAGTGGGAGATTCCCCAACTCGGCGATGATCTCCAGGTAGGAGGGCTCCACGTTGTCGACCTCGTTGAAGCACGGGACGACCACGGTGAGTCCACTGTGCACAGGCCCGGGGATCGACGAGTTCATCTGCCTGACCCCTGCGGTGAGTGCGCTAGTGTGTTCGTAGCGTCACCTGTGCTGAGTGCATGATTCATATTTCCCCTCGGCGCGGACCGGCCGGCGGATCGTGCCGGCTCGAAAGGTCCCGGTGTTATAGGCAGGTTCGCTTTGGTCCCGCCAGCACATCCGGAAAATTGGTCCTTTCAGCTCAGTCGAAAAGGTGGGAAGTTCGCCGAAAACCGGATGAACCAGACGTGGGGTGTTCCCAAACCGGTTCCGATGACGCAGGCTTGCGCGCCATGTGGAAAGTGGGGGTGAGTGCCGCCTGGCGTGCCGCTTATCGGCGATCCGTGAGGTCGGCCTTCGCGACGGTGCCGTTCTACCGCGAACGCTGGGCACTCGACGGCAGAACGGATCCCGTGCTCGTGCCCGGCCGGACCGGAACGGACTCCGGCGCGGCACCGCTGTCCGAGGCGGTGCACAAGATCGTCGATCTCGTACCGCTCGCCGGTGGCACGCAACGGATCGAGCCGAATCGCGGGCTGGGTCCCGTGCTGCGCAGGGCACGTTCGGTGACCGGGGACGCACTGGTCGTCGTGCTCGGCGACGAGGGGACGCGCCCGCCGGCGGACCTGCCGGGCGGGGTCCGGTGCTGCGTGGTGGATCCCGACACCCCGGCGCCGGGTGTCCTCGCGGAGTTGACCGCGGCGCTCCGCCGCGGTCGTCGCGTGATCGCGGTCGGCGACGACAAGCAGCTGGCCGTTTTCGCCACCGCGCTGCCCGAAGACCGGGCGTACCGGGTCGAATCCGTACCGCGACGGGAACTGGACACCATGGACACCGGCCCGTACGGAGTGCTCCACGACCCGGCACTGGGCTACCTGGGCGCGATCGAAGCCTGCGGCCGCTGGCATCTCGACTGGCCCCGCGTCCACGCGCGCCCCACCTCGGGCGGGCTCGCGTTCACCCTGCTGCGCCAGGATTCCCCGCGGTTCGTGGACGTGCTCCCGGCGGGCGGGGTGCATGGCGAGATCGCGCCGTGCCCGCGACACGGCACCCCGGTCGTGCTCACGTGAAGATCGCTTTCCACGATCCGCGCACCGATCCCGCCCCGGCGGGCTGGCCGGCGTTCTTCACCGCGGCACGCCTGCATCCGGTGTGGGACTACGGGGTGATGGGACTCGACGCCTGGACCGCGCGGAACCCGCCGGTGCTGGCCACCGTCTCCGGTAGCACCGGGATCGTCGCGGCGTTCTCCGTCCTGGTCTGTCGTCCCCGGCTGCGGTATCGCTTCGCGCCGATGCCGGGACACCGGCTGCTGCGCCCGTTCTGGGCCGAGGTCTGCCAGCCCTGGCTGAGCGGTTACCCGGGACTGGCGTTCGCGCCGCCGGTCCCGGCCGCCGAACGACGTCCGCTGATCCGGGCGTTCGAATGGGCCTTGCGCACGCGGCTCGGACCGGGACTGCTCGGCGTGCTGTACCGGGCGCTCGGGGAGGAATCCGCGAAGGACGTCCAAGGGCGGGGCAGGCTGGTGAAACACGTCGATTCGGTCGCGGTGCTGGACAACCGCTTCGGTTCGGAAGACGAGTGGATCGCGTCGCTGGCGAAGTCGCGGCGTGGCGGGCTCAGACGGCAGCGGCGCAGGTTCGCGGCCGATCCCGGCCTGGTGGTCAAGGGCGGTCCAGGCCGGGGGGATCTGGACAGCGCCGAGGTCGCGGCGCTCATCCAGGCGCATCGTGAACGGCACGGCCGGTTCGCGCTCGACGCCAGGACCATGCCGTCCGCCGCGTTCCTGCACCGGTTCCTCCGGCGGCCGGACGTGCACACGCTGACCTACACCGGCGCCGACGGCAGGCTGCTCGCGGTGAACACCCTGCTCGACCATCCGGACAGCCTGGCGAAACAGCACTGGGGCACCTTGCCGGTGGACGAGGGCGGACGGCAGGGACTGCTGTTCGACTCCTACATCCACGCGATGCGCTACGCCACGCGGCGTGGCGTCAGGGAACTCACCGCCGGGCGCGGACTGCCCGAACTCAAGGCCACGCTGGGATTCCGGGCGCGCCCGGTGTATTCCGCCGCCGTGCCGAGACCGGTACTGGGATGGTGACGATGAAGGTGGCGGAGCGGAGCACCGCGTTCGAGGTCGAAGTGCTCGATCCGAGGAGCGCGGCCGAACCCGCGGGCTGGCGGGAATTCCTGCATCGGGCGAGGTTGTTGCCCGTCTGGGAGTACGAGGTCCTGCGCCGGGAAGCCTGGCTGGCGAAGAACCCGGCGGTGCTCGCGGTGCTTCGCAGGGGAGAGCAGGTCGTCGGCGCGTTCACCGTGATGGTGTGCCGGAGCTGGCGGGCGGACGACTTCGCGCCGCTGTCCGTCCTCGGTGGACGGTTCCGCCCGCGCTGGGCCGAGGCCTATCTCTGGCAGCTCAGCGGTTATCCGGCAGGGGTGCTCGACGAGCGGCTGGACGAGGCCGAGCGGCGGGAAGTGGTCCGCCGGCTCGAACGCGCACTGTGCGCCCACCTCGGCCCCGGGCTGCTGGGCGTGATCTACCGGGCGATGAATCCGGAACTCCTCCCGGCGCTGGCGGGCCGGGGCCGGATGACCCGGGAGATCGACCCGATCGCCGTGCTGCCCAACGACTATTCCACTGTGGACGACTGGGAGCGGGTACTCGGCGACGAGACCCGGAGGACGCTGCGTGACCTGCGCGAGGACGGGGACCTGCGCACCGAAGCGGCTCCCGCCCGCCGGGACCTGGACTGCCACGAACTCGCCGTCCTGCTCAACGCCCACCGCGCCAGGCAGGACGAACGGGCCTGGGCGCAGGGACAGCGGTCGCGGTTCGGCGGGCTGCACATGGACACCCGGAGCCCGATCGCACCGTCCTACCTGGACGTACTCGTGCGCCGCCCGGACGTGATCACCCGGACCTACCGCGACGGATCCGGGCGGCTGCTGGGATTCGGCACGCTGTTCGACTCCTTCGGCGCCTGTGTGCTGCACCAGTGGGCCGCGCTGCCGAGTGCGGACGGTGGCCGAAAAGGGCTCTATGTCGACTTCTACGCCAGGGGAGCGGAGCACATGATCGCGCACGGGCGCCGCGAACTGACCGCCGGCCGGGCGATGCTGGAGAACAAGACCGCGCTCGGCTTC
Proteins encoded in this region:
- a CDS encoding glycosyltransferase → MNSSIPGPVHSGLTVVVPCFNEVDNVEPSYLEIIAELGNLPLELIYVDDGSTDGTLDVIRALAHTDPRVRYLSFTRNFGFEAAFSAGYRYAGKPWILHIDADLQFPAAEAKKLIIAAEAGYDAVFGVRTNRKDPLLRRWGTAAFHFLGRRVLRIEIPTGATAFRLVRTELAREIVGLRLGTPYFLATVPRLTSRYTTVPVAHRARERGESKVGFGFLSSHAIELFVGFTRRLTTVASVTAMLTAGISVLAGIAAATGLLGLNAAAALEFVMFAVLLTVLALTVRYLVVVGAGQPRPRQFYIREANFAVDEDDRLYASAFAEVHPGERQAGVKNTEDTAAPRSLVILGGADGSVSTYHRARELGFRTICVDVRASAPAVALADEFVQVSVRAPEQIAAALDGRDDIAGVLCPASDVGLPTLAWLTRHWNLPDPLPEAAVAASVDKSVFRALCDRLRLPTYRSVGGKPGPDLALAAQQLRFPTLVKPVDSSGSRGVVSCPSPGGLDTAFTESLAFSPSGRLVVEEHLDGSHYTIEALVVDGRIVFHAVTRRTLTPPPFFVTASHLLPAGLPPVVDRALPLMLTALCAELGYRTGPLTLDAVLGRDGKFYLIEMGARMGGNGLAEAIALSTGVDLIAAGIAAATGGEVVLSPRDPRPTLVHILASDRGGRIVRIEGTDEVRAMPSVSSLELFAEEDSFVKPYEQAGYKMGYAVLSAPTVPDVLAAEDEMRGTLKFLLDEQGLAVPLP
- a CDS encoding GNAT family N-acetyltransferase; the protein is MKIAFHDPRTDPAPAGWPAFFTAARLHPVWDYGVMGLDAWTARNPPVLATVSGSTGIVAAFSVLVCRPRLRYRFAPMPGHRLLRPFWAEVCQPWLSGYPGLAFAPPVPAAERRPLIRAFEWALRTRLGPGLLGVLYRALGEESAKDVQGRGRLVKHVDSVAVLDNRFGSEDEWIASLAKSRRGGLRRQRRRFAADPGLVVKGGPGRGDLDSAEVAALIQAHRERHGRFALDARTMPSAAFLHRFLRRPDVHTLTYTGADGRLLAVNTLLDHPDSLAKQHWGTLPVDEGGRQGLLFDSYIHAMRYATRRGVRELTAGRGLPELKATLGFRARPVYSAAVPRPVLGW